In Micromonospora purpureochromogenes, a single window of DNA contains:
- a CDS encoding rhodanese-like domain-containing protein translates to MSYTLSVPPADPAAAAAHFLDRLSFETDVSDVHADLTARVSGLVVVDSRGPDAWRQGHLPGAVHLPTAEIATRAAGLVPAGAAVVTYCWGPGCNGATRAALEFARLGYRVKEMLGGYEYWVREGLPVRTPTGETRRPVDDLTAPRTAVRCDC, encoded by the coding sequence ATGTCGTACACGCTCTCGGTGCCGCCGGCCGACCCGGCCGCCGCCGCCGCCCACTTCCTCGACCGGCTGAGCTTCGAGACCGACGTCAGCGACGTGCACGCCGACCTGACCGCCCGGGTGTCCGGCCTGGTGGTGGTGGACTCACGGGGGCCGGACGCCTGGCGGCAGGGGCACCTGCCCGGCGCGGTGCACCTGCCGACGGCCGAGATCGCCACTCGTGCCGCCGGGCTGGTGCCGGCCGGCGCGGCGGTGGTCACCTACTGCTGGGGGCCGGGGTGCAACGGCGCCACCCGGGCGGCGCTGGAGTTCGCCCGCCTCGGCTACCGGGTCAAGGAGATGCTGGGCGGCTACGAGTACTGGGTCCGGGAGGGGCTGCCGGTGCGTACCCCGACCGGGGAGACCCGCCGGCCGGTCGACGACCTGACGGCTCCGCGCACGGCCGTCCGCTGCGACTGCTGA
- a CDS encoding ribokinase has translation MRQTRVVVVGSANMDLVGTGPTLPRPGETVLGSDFVTVPGGKGANQAIAAVRAGASCAFLGAIGSDAFGVTLRARITAAGVDTGQLRVVYGASGVALVMVNVVGENAILVTPGANTAFTGLTGGELDAVRGADVLVAQLEIPVETVTAAALAAREAGTRVILNAAPARQVPAELLAAVNLLVVNEPEAQALTGRGRDEPRALLELVPRAVLTLGGEGAWYGDRDGADVHVPAVQVDVVDTTAAGDAFTAALAVAWGEGREVLDAVRWAAAAGAACVRRLGASVALPRRDEIDALYAPPAG, from the coding sequence GTGCGGCAGACCCGGGTCGTCGTGGTGGGCAGCGCGAACATGGACCTCGTGGGCACCGGCCCGACGCTGCCGCGGCCCGGGGAGACCGTGCTCGGCAGCGACTTCGTGACGGTGCCCGGCGGCAAGGGCGCCAACCAGGCGATCGCCGCGGTCCGGGCCGGCGCGTCCTGCGCCTTCCTCGGCGCGATCGGCTCCGACGCCTTCGGCGTCACCCTGCGCGCCCGGATCACCGCCGCCGGGGTGGACACCGGCCAGCTGCGGGTGGTCTACGGCGCGTCCGGGGTGGCGCTGGTCATGGTCAACGTCGTCGGGGAGAACGCCATCCTGGTGACCCCCGGCGCCAACACCGCCTTCACCGGCCTCACCGGTGGCGAGCTGGACGCCGTACGCGGGGCAGACGTGCTGGTCGCGCAGCTGGAGATCCCGGTCGAGACGGTGACCGCCGCGGCGCTGGCGGCCCGGGAGGCCGGCACCCGGGTCATCCTCAACGCCGCGCCGGCCCGGCAGGTGCCGGCCGAGCTGCTGGCCGCGGTGAACCTGCTCGTGGTCAACGAGCCGGAGGCACAGGCGCTCACCGGCCGGGGCCGGGACGAGCCGCGGGCGCTGCTGGAACTGGTGCCCCGCGCGGTACTGACCCTCGGCGGCGAGGGCGCCTGGTACGGCGACCGGGACGGCGCGGACGTGCACGTGCCGGCGGTCCAGGTGGACGTCGTCGACACCACCGCCGCGGGCGACGCGTTCACCGCCGCGCTGGCGGTGGCCTGGGGCGAGGGCCGGGAGGTGCTGGACGCGGTGCGCTGGGCCGCGGCGGCCGGCGCGGCCTGCGTACGCCGGCTCGGCGCCTCGGTGGCGCTGCCCCGGCGGGACGAGATCGACGCGCTCTACGCCCCGCCGGCCGGCTGA
- the ftrA gene encoding transcriptional regulator FtrA has product MTRTVAVLAYPGMSVFETGIVTEVFGLPRPEFDVDWYALTVCAERPGPVPVVGGAALHTPYGLDMLAGAGTVIVPGVPDVTADPSPELVTALRRAHRAGARIMSICSGAFALAGAGLLDGRRATTHWRYADLLARRYPRVEVDPDVLYLDDGDVLTSAGSAAGLDLCVHVVRRDFGAAIANAVARRLVIPPHRDGGQAQFIEAPVPADPGDDRIARSMDWALAHLAEPLTVQRLARQAHMSSRTYLRQFARAAGTSPIRWLIDQRVRASLVLLESTGLPVAEVARSVGFDSAVTYRHHFGRAMRTSPSAYRRAFPRDAT; this is encoded by the coding sequence ATGACCCGTACGGTGGCCGTGCTGGCGTACCCGGGGATGTCGGTCTTCGAGACCGGCATCGTCACCGAGGTGTTCGGGCTGCCCCGCCCCGAGTTCGACGTCGACTGGTACGCGCTGACCGTCTGCGCGGAACGCCCCGGCCCGGTTCCGGTGGTCGGCGGCGCCGCCCTGCACACCCCGTACGGCCTCGACATGCTGGCCGGGGCCGGGACGGTGATCGTCCCCGGCGTGCCCGACGTGACCGCCGACCCGTCACCGGAGCTGGTCACCGCGCTGCGCCGGGCGCACCGGGCCGGCGCGCGGATCATGTCGATCTGCTCCGGGGCGTTCGCGCTCGCCGGCGCCGGCCTGCTCGACGGCCGGCGGGCCACCACCCACTGGCGGTACGCCGACCTGCTGGCCCGGCGGTACCCGCGCGTCGAGGTCGACCCGGACGTGCTCTACCTCGACGACGGCGACGTGCTGACCAGCGCCGGCAGTGCCGCCGGCCTGGACCTCTGCGTGCACGTCGTCCGCCGGGACTTCGGCGCGGCGATCGCCAACGCGGTGGCCCGGCGGCTGGTGATCCCGCCGCACCGCGACGGCGGGCAGGCGCAGTTCATCGAGGCGCCGGTGCCGGCCGACCCGGGCGACGACCGGATCGCCCGCAGCATGGACTGGGCGCTGGCCCACCTCGCCGAGCCGCTGACCGTGCAGCGGCTGGCCCGGCAGGCGCACATGTCCTCCCGCACCTACCTGCGGCAGTTCGCCCGGGCCGCGGGGACCAGCCCGATCCGCTGGCTGATCGACCAGCGGGTGCGGGCCAGCCTGGTGCTGCTGGAGTCGACCGGACTGCCGGTCGCCGAGGTGGCCCGGTCGGTCGGGTTCGACAGCGCGGTCACCTACCGGCACCACTTCGGCCGGGCGATGCGCACCTCGCCGTCGGCGTACCGCCGGGCGTTCCCCCGCGACGCCACCTGA
- a CDS encoding alpha/beta fold hydrolase produces the protein MSVRPLGATPVAGRVAVLAVLAALALAFGGYGLARADGGLTTRRATVDGVPLTEVRAAGVAGRRPGVVIAHGFAGSARLMRPIADTVARQGAVALLLDVAGHGANPARLPGAGRDAADSRATLEHDLSVAVAYLRSRPDVDPARIVLVGHSMGAGAVIRYAAGHPDVTRTVAISLPDSGDLPDGRPDGLLLIVGGAEFPAFRDTAETTSRRGVGRRLVVVPGVEHISVLFAGRTHDEVAAWVGGGGDPPRPLARLAPAGLLLFGFGLGFVPLAILLLGRRPRPSRRAAPTPVVLAVAASAAGLGALVGALAPTTRLPLAVGGHVTGFLLVTGVLLAAAARWWPLPAATVTPVRATAPVARRAPVRSVIAAVLLTGYAVTAVAVPIHLGFTSALPVGDRWWLLPVVAAACLVFLTGAELATAGRSWRYAAVGGIAVLALTALALVGLAPGFVLLVVPLFAVLVGWQAAWAAVLRRAGAPRWLPALVGAALLAWPMATTLPLS, from the coding sequence ATGTCGGTCCGCCCCCTCGGCGCCACGCCGGTCGCCGGCCGGGTCGCGGTCCTCGCGGTCCTCGCCGCGCTCGCCCTGGCGTTCGGCGGGTACGGGCTGGCCCGGGCCGACGGGGGGCTGACCACTCGACGGGCGACCGTCGACGGGGTGCCGTTGACCGAGGTGCGGGCCGCCGGCGTGGCGGGCCGCCGACCCGGCGTGGTGATCGCCCACGGGTTCGCCGGCTCGGCCCGGCTGATGCGTCCGATCGCCGACACGGTGGCCCGGCAGGGCGCGGTCGCGCTGCTGCTCGACGTCGCCGGGCACGGCGCCAACCCGGCCCGGCTGCCCGGCGCCGGGCGGGACGCCGCCGACTCCCGCGCCACCCTGGAGCACGACCTGTCCGTCGCCGTCGCGTACCTGCGTTCCCGGCCGGACGTCGACCCGGCGCGGATCGTCCTGGTCGGACACTCGATGGGCGCCGGCGCGGTCATCCGCTACGCCGCCGGCCACCCGGACGTCACCCGCACCGTCGCCATCTCGCTGCCCGACTCCGGCGACCTGCCCGACGGCCGGCCGGACGGGCTGCTGCTGATCGTCGGCGGCGCGGAGTTCCCCGCCTTCCGCGACACCGCCGAAACGACGTCCCGCCGGGGGGTCGGGCGGCGGCTGGTGGTCGTACCCGGCGTCGAGCACATCTCGGTGCTCTTCGCCGGTCGTACCCATGACGAGGTCGCGGCGTGGGTGGGTGGCGGTGGAGATCCGCCGCGACCCCTCGCGCGGCTGGCGCCGGCCGGGTTGCTGCTGTTCGGGTTCGGGCTCGGCTTCGTCCCGCTGGCGATCCTGCTGCTCGGCCGCCGGCCCCGGCCGTCCCGGCGGGCCGCCCCGACCCCCGTGGTGCTGGCGGTGGCGGCGTCCGCCGCCGGCCTGGGTGCGCTGGTCGGCGCGCTGGCGCCGACCACCCGGCTCCCGCTCGCGGTGGGCGGCCACGTCACCGGTTTTCTGCTGGTGACCGGCGTACTGCTGGCCGCCGCCGCGCGGTGGTGGCCGCTGCCCGCCGCCACCGTGACCCCGGTCCGGGCGACCGCGCCGGTCGCCCGCCGCGCGCCGGTGCGGTCCGTGATCGCCGCCGTCCTGCTCACCGGGTACGCGGTGACCGCCGTCGCCGTCCCGATCCACCTCGGGTTCACCTCGGCGCTGCCGGTCGGCGACCGGTGGTGGTTGCTGCCCGTGGTGGCCGCCGCCTGCCTGGTCTTCCTCACCGGCGCGGAGCTGGCGACGGCCGGCCGGAGCTGGCGGTACGCGGCCGTCGGCGGGATCGCCGTGCTGGCCCTGACCGCCTTGGCCCTGGTGGGGCTGGCACCCGGGTTCGTGCTGCTGGTGGTGCCGCTGTTCGCGGTGCTGGTCGGCTGGCAGGCGGCCTGGGCGGCGGTGCTGCGTCGGGCTGGCGCGCCCCGGTGGCTGCCGGCCCTGGTCGGTGCGGCGCTGCTGGCCTGGCCGATGGCCACCACCCTGCCGTTGAGTTGA